In one window of Ruminococcus albus AD2013 DNA:
- the glgA gene encoding glycogen synthase GlgA: protein MKKVLFAASEVVPFIKTGGLADVVGSLPKCFDKKYYDVRVILPKYACIAQKWKDQMEYITNFYMDFAGQNRYVGLLKMEYDGITFYFIDNEYYFSGEKPYGDWHWDIEKFMYFDRAVLSALPVLDFRPDVIHCHDWQTGLIPVYLHDSFWGGEFFRGIKTVMTIHNLKFQGNDNAARFMALSGLSSYYMTYDKLLKDVDGNMLKGGLVYADAITTVSDSYAEEIKTQFYGEGLDGLMRARKNDLRGIVNGIDYAEYDPATDKMINCNYDINSVLEKKIMNKRALQSELGLTCDDNKFMIGIVSRLTDQKGFDLIAYMMEKLCQQDIQIVVLGTGDQKYEEMFRYFAWKYPDKVSANMYYSEAMSHKIYAASDAFLMPSLFEPCGLSQLMSLRYGTLPIVRETGGLRDTVQPYNQFEKTGTGFSFSNYNAHEMYNTVMFAHYIYVDRRDEWNGIIRQAMSKDFSWQASARKYQEMYDWLIG, encoded by the coding sequence ATGAAAAAAGTTCTTTTTGCTGCTTCGGAAGTAGTTCCTTTTATCAAGACAGGCGGTCTGGCAGACGTTGTTGGTTCTCTGCCGAAGTGTTTTGATAAAAAGTATTATGATGTTCGTGTTATACTGCCCAAATATGCCTGCATCGCTCAGAAATGGAAAGACCAGATGGAGTATATCACAAACTTCTACATGGATTTTGCGGGTCAGAACAGATATGTAGGTCTGCTGAAAATGGAATACGATGGAATTACATTCTATTTCATCGACAACGAGTACTATTTCAGCGGTGAAAAGCCATATGGTGACTGGCACTGGGATATCGAAAAGTTCATGTACTTTGACAGAGCTGTACTTTCTGCTCTGCCTGTACTGGATTTCAGACCCGATGTTATACATTGCCACGACTGGCAGACCGGTCTTATACCGGTATATCTCCATGATTCTTTCTGGGGAGGGGAGTTCTTCCGCGGCATAAAGACTGTTATGACTATACACAATCTGAAATTTCAGGGAAATGATAATGCCGCAAGATTTATGGCACTGTCAGGTCTGTCATCATATTACATGACCTATGATAAGCTTCTCAAGGACGTTGACGGCAATATGCTGAAGGGCGGACTTGTCTATGCAGATGCTATCACAACTGTATCCGATTCCTATGCCGAAGAAATAAAAACACAATTCTACGGCGAGGGACTTGACGGCCTTATGAGGGCTCGAAAGAATGATCTGCGAGGTATCGTCAACGGTATCGACTATGCTGAATACGACCCTGCCACTGACAAGATGATAAATTGCAATTACGATATTAACAGTGTTCTCGAAAAGAAAATCATGAATAAACGTGCTTTGCAGTCCGAACTTGGTCTTACCTGCGATGACAACAAGTTCATGATAGGCATTGTCAGCAGACTTACTGACCAGAAAGGATTCGACCTTATCGCTTACATGATGGAAAAACTCTGCCAGCAGGATATTCAGATTGTTGTACTCGGCACAGGTGACCAGAAGTACGAGGAAATGTTCAGATACTTCGCTTGGAAATATCCCGATAAGGTTTCAGCGAATATGTATTACAGCGAAGCCATGAGCCACAAGATCTACGCGGCAAGTGATGCATTCCTGATGCCATCTCTGTTTGAGCCTTGCGGTCTTTCACAGCTGATGTCCCTGAGATACGGCACACTGCCTATCGTCCGAGAGACAGGCGGTCTCCGTGACACGGTTCAGCCCTACAATCAGTTTGAAAAAACAGGTACAGGATTCAGCTTTTCCAATTATAACGCTCACGAGATGTACAATACCGTCATGTTTGCTCACTACATTTACGTTGACAGGCGTGATGAATGGAACGGCATAATTCGTCAGGCTATGTCCAAGGATTTCTCATGGCAGGCTTCTGCTAGAAAATATCAGGAGATGTACGACTGGCTTATCGGATAA
- a CDS encoding TfoX/Sxy family protein has translation MPSTKEYLEYVLEQLSDSEEISYRSMMGEFIIYCRGKVVGGIYDDRFFIKPTSSAKNLLPNALKEIPYEGAKEMLLVDVIDDRERLKELITSVADELPQPKKKVKKQ, from the coding sequence ATCTTGAATACGTACTTGAACAGCTTTCAGATTCAGAAGAAATTTCATACCGCAGTATGATGGGGGAGTTCATAATATATTGCAGAGGCAAAGTAGTCGGAGGGATATATGATGACCGATTTTTTATAAAACCCACTTCTTCCGCGAAAAATCTTCTTCCGAACGCTTTAAAAGAAATACCATATGAGGGTGCTAAGGAAATGCTTCTTGTAGATGTCATCGATGACAGGGAACGTTTGAAAGAACTAATAACCTCTGTTGCGGATGAACTTCCTCAGCCAAAGAAAAAGGTGAAAAAACAATGA
- a CDS encoding zinc ribbon domain-containing protein has product METKTIIHELRTKLGLSQEELADKVFVTRQAVSRWENGETVPNTETLKLLSRLFDVSINTILGSPRKLICQCCGMPLDDTSISREVDGTFNEEYCKWCYTDGKFIYSSLDDLTEFLVGHISNDQFPPEKAREYLSQELPKLKHWKS; this is encoded by the coding sequence ATGGAAACCAAAACTATCATTCACGAACTTCGCACTAAACTCGGACTTTCACAGGAAGAACTTGCCGATAAGGTATTTGTTACCCGTCAGGCTGTATCACGCTGGGAAAATGGCGAAACTGTACCAAATACCGAAACATTGAAACTGTTGTCTAGACTCTTCGATGTTTCGATAAATACTATCCTTGGTTCGCCAAGAAAACTTATATGTCAGTGCTGTGGTATGCCCCTTGATGATACAAGCATCAGCAGGGAAGTTGACGGTACATTCAACGAGGAATACTGCAAGTGGTGCTACACCGACGGAAAGTTTATTTATTCATCATTAGACGATCTGACAGAATTTCTTGTTGGACATATATCCAATGACCAATTTCCACCCGAGAAAGCCAGAGAATATTTATCTCAGGAACTTCCCAAACTCAAACACTGGAAAAGCTGA
- a CDS encoding aspartate kinase: MTKVVKFGGSSLASAEQFKKVKDIITAEDSRRFVVPSAPGKRFSADTKVTDMLYGCYDLAAKGKDFTKEFDAIKERYNGIISELGLDMSLENEFNVIKACFIGKAGRDYAASRGEFLNGMVLANYLGYNFIDAADVIFFDERGQFDAKRTNKVLSEKLEGLDNAVVPGFYGSMPNDTIKTFSRGGSDITGSIVAAAVNADLYENWTDTSGFLTTDPRIVKDPAPITTITYKELRELSYMGASVFHEDAIFPVRKAGIAINIKNTNAPEAPGTLIVESTSQKPAYTITGIAGKKGFTVINIEKDMMNAELGFGRRVLEVFEKNGVSFEHMPSGIDTMSVIVTQEEFADKEQEILAGLHRNCHPDMIEIETDLALIAVVGRAMKANRGTAGRIFSALAHSHVNVKMIDQGSSELNVIIGVSESDFETAVKSIYDIFVETKL, encoded by the coding sequence ATGACTAAGGTAGTAAAATTCGGCGGAAGCTCACTGGCCAGCGCTGAACAGTTCAAGAAGGTTAAGGATATAATCACTGCAGAGGATTCTAGAAGATTCGTAGTTCCTTCTGCACCCGGAAAGAGATTTTCTGCAGACACTAAGGTTACAGATATGCTTTACGGCTGCTATGATCTTGCTGCAAAGGGCAAGGATTTCACTAAGGAATTCGATGCTATAAAGGAAAGATACAACGGTATAATCAGCGAACTTGGTCTTGATATGTCTCTGGAAAACGAGTTCAACGTTATAAAGGCTTGCTTCATCGGTAAGGCCGGCAGAGACTATGCTGCTTCCAGAGGTGAGTTCCTGAATGGTATGGTACTTGCAAATTATCTGGGTTATAATTTCATCGATGCTGCCGATGTCATTTTCTTCGACGAAAGAGGTCAGTTCGATGCAAAGCGTACAAACAAGGTGCTCTCCGAGAAACTTGAAGGTCTTGATAATGCTGTTGTTCCCGGTTTCTACGGCTCTATGCCCAACGATACCATCAAGACATTCTCCAGAGGCGGTTCTGATATCACAGGTTCTATCGTAGCTGCTGCTGTAAATGCAGATCTCTATGAGAACTGGACCGATACTTCAGGATTCCTGACAACAGACCCCAGAATAGTTAAGGATCCCGCTCCTATAACCACTATCACTTATAAAGAGCTGAGAGAGCTTTCTTACATGGGTGCAAGCGTGTTCCATGAGGACGCTATCTTCCCTGTCAGAAAAGCAGGTATTGCTATAAACATCAAGAACACCAATGCTCCCGAGGCTCCCGGTACTCTTATAGTTGAGTCTACTTCTCAGAAGCCCGCATACACCATCACAGGTATCGCAGGTAAGAAGGGCTTCACCGTAATCAATATCGAAAAAGATATGATGAATGCTGAACTCGGTTTCGGCAGAAGAGTTCTTGAAGTATTCGAAAAGAACGGCGTAAGCTTTGAGCATATGCCTTCAGGTATCGACACTATGTCAGTTATCGTTACTCAGGAAGAGTTCGCTGACAAGGAGCAGGAGATACTTGCAGGTCTCCACAGAAACTGTCACCCCGATATGATCGAGATCGAGACAGATCTTGCACTTATTGCAGTTGTGGGCAGAGCTATGAAGGCTAACAGAGGTACAGCAGGCAGAATATTCTCTGCACTTGCACATTCTCACGTAAATGTTAAGATGATCGACCAGGGCTCCAGTGAGCTGAATGTCATCATCGGTGTAAGCGAGAGCGATTTTGAGACTGCTGTTAAGTCTATCTATGATATCTTCGTTGAGACCAAGCTTTGA
- a CDS encoding TraB/GumN family protein produces MYTNKKRKLAVLCAAVMTSVILGSCGGEKDDSSSKKADVSVPETVTLSTQKDEPDELTDLDTTGESDITPAIWTVKGENGTEVTLTGSMHALKKSDYPMPNEIRSAYEKADVLAVEADLTQSGSITFQSAMLAAMYYDDTDDKLSNHISDNGYKALEKYLDLYSLDISSYSNMRPWAVYTVVENLSLAKSDLSGDMGLDKYLLLKAHSDDKEIYEVEGLEFQFDLFAELSDDVYSMLFESRENRTVENDLSELEELHQAWASGDLDYIEKASNEEIETDDKYAAAIEEYQSKIYTNRNKVMTESVENFLKGDKNVLFVVGAAHYAGDEGIISLLEKDGYTVERVEYNPD; encoded by the coding sequence ATGTATACAAATAAAAAACGTAAACTTGCAGTACTCTGCGCAGCTGTTATGACCTCAGTTATTCTTGGGAGCTGCGGTGGTGAGAAAGATGATTCTTCATCTAAAAAGGCCGATGTTTCGGTACCCGAAACTGTTACACTCTCTACGCAAAAAGATGAACCTGATGAGCTCACTGATCTTGATACAACAGGCGAATCCGATATCACTCCTGCTATCTGGACTGTCAAAGGAGAAAACGGAACTGAGGTAACGCTGACAGGTTCGATGCACGCGCTGAAAAAAAGCGATTATCCAATGCCTAATGAGATACGCAGTGCTTATGAAAAAGCTGATGTTCTTGCAGTTGAAGCTGATCTTACTCAATCGGGTTCAATAACTTTCCAGTCTGCCATGCTGGCTGCTATGTATTACGATGATACAGATGATAAGCTTTCAAATCATATCTCCGATAATGGATATAAAGCACTTGAAAAGTATCTTGATCTGTACTCACTGGATATATCATCCTACTCGAATATGAGACCATGGGCTGTGTATACCGTGGTGGAAAATCTTTCGCTTGCCAAAAGCGATCTTTCAGGTGATATGGGTCTTGACAAATATCTGCTTTTAAAAGCCCATAGTGACGATAAAGAAATCTATGAAGTAGAGGGCTTGGAATTCCAGTTTGATCTTTTTGCTGAACTTTCCGACGATGTGTACAGTATGCTGTTTGAATCCCGAGAAAACAGGACGGTCGAAAACGACCTCAGTGAACTTGAAGAGCTTCACCAAGCTTGGGCATCAGGTGATCTCGACTATATTGAAAAAGCTTCAAATGAGGAAATCGAGACCGACGACAAGTATGCCGCTGCCATCGAAGAATACCAGTCTAAGATCTATACAAACAGAAACAAGGTCATGACAGAGTCCGTAGAGAATTTCCTGAAGGGCGACAAAAATGTTTTGTTTGTTGTGGGCGCTGCCCATTATGCAGGTGATGAGGGCATAATCTCTCTGCTTGAAAAAGACGGATACACCGTTGAACGAGTTGAATATAACCCTGACTGA